A window of Patescibacteria group bacterium genomic DNA:
AAGAAAGGTGTATTTCAAGCTTTGGACCGGCAATGTAGACATTAATGGAGTTGTTTATGCCAATAATTTATTAGATATTTTAAGCTTTCCCCTTGGCTTCAGTTTTGATGTTGTCGGCGGTTTAATCAGCCGAAAATTAACCATTACCAGCAGTTGGGAGCCGATAAATATAACCTTTAACAATGATTATTTGGTAGACGCGCTTGGAGATGCGGATTTTTCTCCAGTTATTACGATTGAACATTGGGAGGAAGAATATTAAGAAAATCAAGATTTAAGAATGAAAAATTTTTTTTGTTATGGTATAATATTAAGAAGGATTGCAGTTTGCAATTGGCAATTTGGGAGCAATAACGAAAAGGTTAGCATGGCATCTAAATTACTAATTACTAATCAATGTTATTTTTAAAAAATTCAAATTATCCCCTGGGTTTAGATATTTCCGATTTATCTTTAAAATTGGTTCAACTTGATAAAGCCGGGGGAAAAATAAAAATTCAGGCCTTGGGCAAAATTAATGTCCCCGAAGGTTTAATTGTGGAGGGAGAAATAAAAAAACAAGAGGAAGTGGCGGATCTTATAAGAAAATTGATAAATAAGCCGAGGTATGGGAAGGCGAGTTCAGACGTGGTTGTGGCTTGCCTGCCCGAAACCAAAACTTTTGTCAAATTAATAGAGGTGGAGAAAACCCCGAATGATTTAGCGGATGTGATTGAAACGGAAATAGAAAAGCACGTGCCCCTATCGATTGATGAAATTTATTACGACTGGCAGATAATAGAAGAGCAGGAGAATGTTCAGCTGGTTTTAATCGGAGCGGCTCCTAAAAAAATCGTTAACCAATATACCGATTTATTGGACAAGGCCAAGCTGTCAGTTGAAGCTTTGGAAATTGAGCCCGTGTCTTTGTGCCGCAGCCTATTAGCCGAGGAGTCTCTCGGTTTTAAAGGCGAGTTTAACAAAAATTACGCTA
This region includes:
- the pilM gene encoding type IV pilus assembly protein PilM gives rise to the protein MLFLKNSNYPLGLDISDLSLKLVQLDKAGGKIKIQALGKINVPEGLIVEGEIKKQEEVADLIRKLINKPRYGKASSDVVVACLPETKTFVKLIEVEKTPNDLADVIETEIEKHVPLSIDEIYYDWQIIEEQENVQLVLIGAAPKKIVNQYTDLLDKAKLSVEALEIEPVSLCRSLLAEESLGFKGEFNKNYAIIDIGAMRTSLVVYARNSILFTVSVPISGEKITKDISASLDIKKDQAEKAKIICGLDETKAGGIINKVLAGTINDLNGRIKEVLEFYGSHFPQYGPISEIVLCGGGANIKNIDKIISDFFSIKVIKGDALVNLGGARDNFLKLLSETYSLDAGLPEGKNKGGGGNLSITQDSSSTFATAIGLALRSIFIDRV